From the Roseibium sp. HPY-6 genome, one window contains:
- a CDS encoding ABC transporter permease, translating to MSVTATDTTAPKRRIPDRLKSPTQRFLGSWELLLLGVAIAVFILNSFASPYFLDPWNLSDATFNFTEKAMIAFAMALLIISGEIDLSVASIIALASTAMGFAVQLGADVPVLVLVGLSVGLACGAFNGMLVTGLGLPSIVVTIGTMSLFRGISYIVLGDKAYTGYPSGFAFFGQGYVWWVISFEFVLFALFAVIFAIILHKTNFGRVVYVVGNNPLGALFSGIRVTRVKFILFLLTGLMSGVAAICLTSRLGATRPSIAFGWELEVVTMVVLGGVSILGGSGSIPGVVIAAFVMGMVTFGFGLLNVPGIVMSIFIGLLLIGVIALPRLARQVLAKRKA from the coding sequence ATGAGCGTCACCGCAACAGACACGACGGCCCCAAAGCGCCGGATTCCGGATCGGCTGAAATCACCGACGCAACGGTTCCTGGGGAGTTGGGAACTGCTCCTGCTCGGCGTTGCGATTGCCGTTTTCATCCTCAACAGCTTTGCGTCTCCCTACTTTCTCGATCCGTGGAACCTCTCCGACGCAACCTTCAATTTCACCGAAAAGGCGATGATCGCCTTTGCCATGGCGCTGCTCATTATTTCAGGTGAGATCGATCTTTCCGTTGCCTCGATCATTGCGCTTGCCTCTACCGCCATGGGGTTTGCGGTTCAGCTTGGCGCGGATGTACCGGTTCTGGTGCTGGTGGGTCTCAGTGTCGGGCTGGCCTGTGGAGCGTTCAACGGCATGCTGGTCACCGGCCTTGGCCTGCCGTCCATCGTGGTGACCATCGGCACGATGAGCCTGTTTCGCGGCATTTCCTACATCGTTCTCGGCGACAAGGCGTATACCGGCTATCCGTCCGGCTTCGCCTTTTTCGGACAGGGCTATGTCTGGTGGGTGATCTCGTTTGAGTTCGTACTGTTCGCGCTGTTCGCGGTTATCTTCGCGATTATTCTCCACAAGACCAACTTCGGCCGGGTCGTCTATGTCGTCGGCAACAACCCGCTCGGCGCGCTCTTTTCCGGCATCCGCGTGACGCGGGTGAAATTCATTCTGTTTCTCCTGACCGGCCTGATGTCCGGTGTTGCCGCCATTTGCCTGACTTCGCGGCTTGGCGCGACCCGGCCCTCGATTGCCTTTGGCTGGGAGCTGGAGGTCGTCACAATGGTCGTTCTTGGCGGTGTCAGCATCCTAGGCGGCTCGGGCTCCATCCCGGGTGTCGTGATCGCCGCCTTTGTGATGGGGATGGTGACGTTCGGCTTCGGGCTTTTAAATGTGCCCGGCATTGTCATGTCGATCTTCATCGGCCTGCTGCTGATCGGGGTCATCGCGCTGCCGCGCCTCGCGCGCCAGGTTCTTGCTAAGCGAAAGGCCTGA
- the rhaM gene encoding L-rhamnose mutarotase, with the protein MEKFAFKMQLNPGMEAEYKKRHDEIWPELVALLKDAGIKDYSIHLDRETNTLFGVLWRDSDHKMDELPAHPVMQKWWAYMADIMASEPDNKPVVTELETVFHLD; encoded by the coding sequence ATGGAGAAATTCGCCTTCAAGATGCAGCTTAACCCTGGTATGGAAGCCGAATACAAAAAGCGTCATGATGAGATCTGGCCCGAACTGGTCGCGCTCCTGAAAGACGCCGGCATTAAGGATTATTCGATCCATCTCGACCGGGAAACCAACACCCTGTTTGGTGTGCTCTGGCGCGATAGCGATCACAAGATGGACGAGTTACCTGCCCATCCGGTGATGCAGAAATGGTGGGCCTACATGGCCGACATCATGGCCTCTGAACCTGACAACAAGCCTGTGGTCACGGAACTTGAAACCGTCTTTCACCTGGACTGA
- a CDS encoding FGGY family carbohydrate kinase yields MTRQIRHVGVIDIGKTNLKVAVVDLACETEIGVVTRPNRVLPGPPYPYFDLAGHWDFVCDALRALNEEHGIEALSVTTHGASVVLLNRDGDLAAPMLDYEFDGPDTLAAEYDLIRPDFDETGSPRLSMGLNLGAQLHWQLKSDPDLLDRIATVLTYPQYWTYRLTGVLANEVTSLGCHTDLWSPAGNRYSSLVTNLGLTEKMAPVKKAGDQVGKLLPQVAECTGLAENTPAICGIHDSNASLYPHLLRRNPPFSVVSTGTWVIALAVGGDDVVPDPQRDTLINVNAFGDPVPSARFMGGARIRSGYEG; encoded by the coding sequence ATGACGAGGCAAATCCGTCATGTCGGTGTGATCGATATCGGCAAGACCAATCTCAAGGTCGCAGTCGTCGATCTGGCGTGCGAAACGGAAATTGGCGTCGTGACCCGGCCCAACCGCGTCTTGCCTGGCCCGCCTTACCCGTATTTCGATCTCGCTGGTCACTGGGATTTTGTCTGCGATGCACTTCGCGCGTTGAACGAAGAGCACGGCATCGAAGCGCTGTCGGTGACGACCCACGGCGCGAGCGTCGTTTTGCTCAATCGGGACGGTGATCTCGCCGCGCCGATGCTCGACTATGAATTTGACGGACCTGACACTCTTGCAGCTGAATACGATCTAATCCGGCCAGACTTTGATGAGACTGGCTCACCACGCCTTTCCATGGGGCTCAATCTCGGGGCGCAGCTTCATTGGCAGCTGAAGTCTGATCCGGACCTTCTTGACCGGATCGCGACCGTCCTGACCTATCCGCAATACTGGACCTACAGGCTCACCGGCGTTCTTGCCAACGAGGTCACTTCGCTCGGATGTCACACCGACCTTTGGTCCCCGGCGGGAAACCGGTACTCCTCGCTGGTGACGAATCTCGGCCTGACAGAGAAGATGGCGCCCGTCAAAAAGGCTGGCGATCAAGTCGGTAAGCTTCTGCCTCAGGTCGCCGAATGTACCGGACTTGCGGAAAATACGCCTGCTATCTGCGGAATTCACGATTCCAACGCATCGCTTTACCCCCACCTTCTCAGAAGAAACCCGCCTTTCTCCGTGGTCTCCACCGGCACCTGGGTTATCGCGCTGGCGGTCGGCGGAGACGATGTCGTTCCAGACCCGCAGCGCGACACGCTCATCAATGTGAACGCCTTCGGTGACCCTGTTCCATCGGCGCGTTTCATGGGGGGGGCGCGAATTCGATCTGGTTATGAAGGGTAG
- a CDS encoding calcium-binding protein — MASLPATRPVIGTNENDVLNGSRHSDVMSGRFGDDLLTGQNGNDEIWGGTGDDTLYGNNGNDILYGSGGPSLVQVTSVEITDDYPVSVVFEGETAGYRNTFGYYKIADDGTITDVEFIWPNASLQGSGGDLIQGQSREFLDVSAGDRIAFFIVSNGYGRNGGYSNLDLENGTLQFLDANGDIATLNSDSPRLYHIAPDQTQTLIQYDAYHTSAYGDTLNLNPDNILHTTGVLKTDAGTLTLGFEDLFNGGDRDFDDSVFTVDIGLANALVLNAHYASEEGGSDPDGGSGENTPVIERSDNDYLHGGAGADELHGRSGDDWLYGNNGNDDLHGGSGDDQLFGNAGEDRLYGNSGNDSLYGGNQNDELNGNSGDDALYGEAGEDTLNGGTGNDTLDGGNENDTLNGGSGNDTMLGGYGNDTMNGGTGDDTMDGGNGVDTLIGGSGNDIMQGGYGEDVLKGGAGNDELRGGHNNDKLYGGHDDDTFYGDAGNDYMHGGRGNDTVDYTAFDVDLSILLHNKKAHGLEIGTDTLHFIDNIKSGSGNDILKGTSGDNVIDGGAGDDSIRSLGGSDTLTGGAGVDTFIFRSYDLNGLDVITDFVIGTDLLDFSHLAGSDDDQTFLSRLEASVADGNTQLSVDLTGNGTYESICSLTGIADQTLQSLYESDCFVF; from the coding sequence ATGGCTAGCTTACCCGCAACCCGTCCCGTGATCGGGACGAACGAAAATGATGTTCTCAACGGTTCGAGACACTCCGACGTTATGTCGGGCCGTTTCGGCGACGACCTGTTGACCGGTCAGAATGGCAATGACGAAATCTGGGGCGGAACAGGTGACGACACGCTCTACGGCAACAACGGCAACGACATATTATATGGGTCCGGCGGTCCGAGCCTGGTTCAGGTGACGTCCGTTGAAATCACAGATGACTACCCGGTTTCGGTGGTATTTGAAGGTGAAACCGCCGGCTACAGAAACACATTCGGCTACTACAAGATCGCCGATGACGGCACCATCACCGATGTTGAGTTTATCTGGCCGAACGCATCGTTGCAGGGCAGCGGTGGCGATCTTATCCAGGGACAGTCCCGTGAATTCCTCGATGTGAGTGCCGGTGACAGGATCGCCTTTTTCATCGTGTCGAACGGTTACGGCCGCAACGGCGGTTACTCGAACCTGGATCTGGAAAACGGAACGCTGCAGTTCCTCGATGCCAATGGCGATATCGCGACGCTGAACAGCGACAGTCCGCGTCTCTATCACATCGCGCCGGACCAGACCCAGACATTGATCCAATACGATGCCTATCACACCTCCGCATACGGAGACACGTTGAACCTCAATCCAGACAACATCCTGCACACGACAGGCGTTTTGAAAACGGATGCAGGAACGCTGACGCTGGGGTTTGAGGACCTGTTCAACGGCGGGGATCGCGACTTTGACGACAGTGTCTTCACCGTCGATATCGGTCTTGCCAACGCGCTGGTTCTGAACGCGCATTATGCGTCGGAAGAAGGTGGTAGTGATCCTGACGGCGGGAGCGGCGAGAACACCCCGGTGATCGAACGCTCCGACAATGACTACCTTCACGGAGGTGCCGGTGCCGACGAACTACATGGCCGCTCAGGCGATGACTGGCTCTACGGCAACAACGGCAATGACGATCTGCACGGCGGGAGCGGTGACGATCAGTTGTTCGGAAATGCCGGTGAAGACCGGCTTTACGGCAACTCCGGAAACGATTCCCTTTACGGAGGCAACCAGAATGATGAGCTGAACGGTAACAGTGGCGATGACGCGCTTTACGGCGAAGCCGGCGAGGACACGCTCAATGGTGGCACCGGCAACGACACGCTGGACGGCGGAAACGAGAATGACACGCTCAACGGCGGTTCCGGCAACGACACCATGCTGGGCGGCTATGGCAACGACACGATGAATGGCGGTACCGGCGACGACACAATGGATGGCGGCAATGGCGTCGACACGCTCATCGGTGGCTCCGGCAACGACATCATGCAGGGCGGTTACGGCGAAGACGTCCTGAAGGGCGGGGCCGGCAACGACGAACTGCGTGGTGGTCACAACAACGACAAGCTCTATGGCGGTCATGATGACGATACGTTCTACGGCGACGCCGGGAACGACTACATGCATGGCGGCCGGGGCAACGACACGGTTGACTACACGGCCTTTGACGTTGATCTGTCGATCCTGCTTCACAACAAGAAAGCGCACGGCCTGGAAATCGGCACGGACACGCTTCATTTCATCGACAACATCAAGTCGGGCTCTGGAAACGACATCCTGAAAGGTACGTCTGGTGACAACGTCATCGATGGCGGGGCAGGGGACGATTCGATCCGGAGCCTCGGTGGCAGCGACACGCTGACTGGTGGTGCCGGGGTCGATACGTTCATTTTCCGGAGCTACGACCTGAACGGTCTGGATGTCATAACCGACTTTGTGATTGGAACCGACTTGCTGGATTTCAGTCATCTTGCCGGGAGCGATGATGATCAGACGTTCCTGTCCAGACTTGAGGCGTCCGTGGCAGACGGCAACACTCAGCTTTCCGTCGATCTGACGGGCAACGGCACTTATGAAAGCATCTGCAGTCTCACCGGGATCGCGGATCAGACACTCCAGTCGCTTTACGAAAGTGACTGTTTCGTCTTCTGA
- a CDS encoding HlyD family efflux transporter periplasmic adaptor subunit: MEIIHERPSQRLHYRVTASMRVAMGEQSFDAVDWGLGGCRISGVFRELPEVGASRKLLCTLPFQGFNITLQAEAEVVRLDAEKGEVAFSFVQLGERETALMQHFVEDLVRGKMTDVADTIVRIDTPVTPVPTKPDPNPTEAMPVRRWPIKQIVMTLFYLVLGAAVFGYVGVYVFATLFRLEVETAVVSAERSTLTAPFAGRVTRLTQRAGDLVTAGSLMAIMENTDREDALRRARAQLASTRAELAERQALVEEEKRRAEGYALVAKNNVRQAESQLEGLELAKENARLKLERVRVLADKGLILADEVETAELSLKSVVSDLARKQIHIQELKQLIDGGDSIRLFTGNAFAGRLAEMEARVARLKTEEDHQQQLVVELAAKETEQGVHAPTDGRLVSLQITEGNAIKQGAPMLVLEETGAEEIKAFLTQEEVLQVRRGSMASLFVPTENRWMSAEVTEIDRTAGFVDEVTETHRFRSPDGRSALVKLRPVAEEMPSSGTPVTVYFERHRNNLVFRTLQQLTGGV, encoded by the coding sequence TTGGAAATCATTCACGAAAGACCCAGCCAAAGGCTGCACTACAGGGTAACGGCGTCCATGCGCGTTGCCATGGGAGAGCAGTCTTTCGACGCTGTCGACTGGGGTCTTGGCGGCTGCCGGATCTCGGGTGTCTTTCGTGAACTTCCGGAAGTGGGTGCCAGTCGGAAGCTCCTTTGCACGCTTCCCTTCCAGGGGTTCAATATAACGCTTCAAGCTGAAGCGGAAGTGGTTCGTCTCGACGCGGAAAAAGGCGAGGTCGCTTTCAGCTTCGTTCAACTTGGCGAACGCGAAACCGCCCTGATGCAGCACTTCGTGGAAGATCTCGTTCGCGGCAAGATGACCGATGTCGCCGACACGATCGTGCGGATCGATACACCCGTCACTCCTGTTCCGACAAAGCCTGACCCGAACCCGACCGAAGCGATGCCGGTGCGCCGGTGGCCGATCAAACAGATCGTCATGACGCTTTTCTATCTTGTGCTGGGTGCAGCCGTCTTTGGTTATGTCGGCGTCTATGTCTTCGCAACACTCTTCCGCCTGGAAGTCGAAACGGCAGTCGTATCGGCTGAACGCTCCACGCTGACTGCGCCCTTTGCAGGCCGCGTGACCAGGTTGACACAACGCGCAGGCGACCTGGTAACTGCCGGCAGTCTGATGGCGATCATGGAAAACACCGACCGGGAAGACGCCCTGCGCCGTGCAAGGGCGCAACTTGCGTCAACCCGCGCCGAACTGGCCGAAAGGCAGGCACTGGTCGAAGAGGAGAAAAGGCGGGCAGAAGGCTATGCGCTTGTTGCAAAAAACAATGTCCGGCAAGCAGAGTCCCAGCTTGAGGGGCTTGAACTTGCAAAGGAAAACGCGCGGCTCAAGCTCGAGCGTGTGCGTGTGTTGGCGGACAAGGGCCTCATACTCGCAGATGAGGTCGAAACAGCAGAACTTTCCCTCAAATCCGTGGTTTCCGATCTGGCTCGCAAGCAGATCCACATTCAGGAACTGAAGCAGCTCATCGATGGTGGCGACAGCATTCGCCTGTTCACAGGCAACGCGTTTGCCGGACGGCTCGCGGAAATGGAAGCACGGGTCGCCCGGCTCAAGACGGAAGAGGACCATCAGCAGCAGCTGGTTGTAGAGCTCGCCGCAAAAGAGACCGAACAGGGTGTCCATGCACCGACCGACGGTCGCTTGGTGTCGCTCCAGATTACCGAGGGAAATGCGATCAAGCAGGGCGCACCGATGCTGGTTCTTGAGGAAACCGGTGCCGAGGAAATCAAGGCATTCCTGACCCAGGAAGAAGTGCTTCAGGTGCGCAGGGGCAGCATGGCTTCCCTGTTCGTGCCGACCGAAAACCGCTGGATGTCGGCAGAAGTAACGGAAATCGACAGGACGGCTGGTTTTGTCGACGAAGTGACGGAAACGCACCGGTTCCGGTCTCCCGACGGCCGTTCCGCACTGGTCAAGCTGCGGCCGGTTGCCGAAGAAATGCCCTCCAGCGGCACGCCTGTTACGGTCTATTTCGAACGCCACCGGAACAATCTGGTGTTCAGGACGCTGCAGCAACTGACCGGGGGCGTGTGA
- a CDS encoding glycosyltransferase yields MDQDRPTLPYKVDEIMHQPKGWAKWTPWALFQIMLYFGCCFIGLTIFENVFFSPSTKEITFVIGILGIWRYGWWFTHAVRAWIYGKFVYPSMRDAGKKVWDDGWRPRHLHFMMTTYKEHRDITEKVVRSICREIRDAGVPGTIWLGSGDRYDEELISNLLVREWSDLDITLHVVRQNQPGKRLAIGLVLRAMSRGNVEDDDLIIFMDGDFILAPNAVGACLPLFKLYPDLQACTTDEEVLCIGPRWIANWLTMRFAQRRLAMQSHSLSGRVLTLTGRMSVFRANHLVKLKFIRLLEADHLEHWLWGKFRFLSGDDKSTWYYMLQSGCRMLYVPDAMGYTVEVIEGSGMDRMVQNFRRWSGNMLRNGTRALALGPHRMPFFIWWCLLDQRISMWTMLVSPVLAVCTSVLYDPFYIFGYVVFICITRMLLSLFLFQYARKVDLSYPFILYFNQLINASVKVYCIFRLSKQRWSNRGDQRAGEGDGLIATLQNWMASYLTLLYVTILFLGVCLMAGLIEPPSGRMITYLLGLTASA; encoded by the coding sequence ATGGATCAGGACAGGCCGACACTCCCCTATAAGGTGGACGAGATCATGCACCAGCCGAAGGGCTGGGCGAAATGGACTCCTTGGGCGCTGTTTCAGATCATGCTGTATTTCGGTTGCTGTTTCATCGGGCTCACGATCTTCGAAAATGTGTTCTTCAGCCCGTCCACGAAAGAAATCACCTTCGTCATCGGCATCCTGGGCATCTGGCGCTACGGCTGGTGGTTCACGCATGCGGTCCGCGCGTGGATCTATGGCAAGTTCGTTTATCCATCGATGCGCGACGCTGGTAAGAAAGTCTGGGACGATGGCTGGCGTCCCCGGCACCTTCATTTCATGATGACGACGTACAAGGAACACCGGGACATCACCGAAAAGGTGGTGCGTTCGATCTGCCGCGAAATCAGGGACGCTGGCGTTCCCGGCACGATCTGGCTGGGATCCGGTGACCGGTACGACGAAGAGCTGATTTCCAACCTTCTTGTTCGCGAATGGTCTGACCTGGATATCACCCTTCACGTGGTGCGGCAGAACCAACCGGGCAAACGGCTCGCGATCGGCCTGGTCTTGCGGGCCATGAGCCGCGGCAATGTTGAGGATGACGACCTCATTATCTTCATGGATGGCGACTTCATTCTCGCTCCGAATGCGGTCGGTGCCTGCCTGCCGCTCTTCAAGCTTTATCCCGACCTTCAGGCTTGCACGACGGACGAGGAAGTCCTGTGCATAGGGCCGCGTTGGATCGCAAACTGGCTGACCATGCGCTTTGCACAGCGCCGGCTTGCCATGCAGTCGCATTCTCTGTCCGGCAGGGTCCTGACACTGACCGGCCGCATGTCGGTGTTCCGCGCGAACCATCTGGTGAAATTGAAGTTTATCCGCCTGCTTGAGGCTGATCACCTGGAACACTGGCTCTGGGGCAAGTTCCGGTTCCTGTCCGGTGACGACAAGAGCACCTGGTACTACATGCTGCAATCTGGCTGCCGGATGCTCTACGTTCCCGATGCCATGGGCTACACGGTCGAGGTGATCGAAGGATCGGGCATGGACCGGATGGTGCAGAATTTCCGCCGCTGGTCCGGCAACATGCTTCGTAATGGCACCAGGGCGCTCGCGCTCGGTCCGCACCGTATGCCGTTTTTTATCTGGTGGTGCCTGCTGGATCAGAGAATATCCATGTGGACCATGCTGGTGAGCCCGGTTCTGGCGGTATGTACCTCGGTTCTTTATGACCCGTTCTATATATTCGGATATGTGGTCTTTATCTGCATCACGCGAATGCTGCTGTCGCTGTTTCTGTTTCAGTATGCGCGCAAGGTCGACCTCAGCTATCCCTTCATTCTCTACTTCAACCAGCTCATCAACGCGTCGGTGAAGGTCTATTGTATCTTCCGCTTGTCCAAGCAGCGCTGGTCAAACCGGGGCGATCAGCGCGCAGGGGAAGGTGACGGGTTGATCGCCACCTTGCAGAACTGGATGGCAAGCTATCTGACGCTGCTATACGTGACGATACTGTTCCTGGGTGTGTGCCTGATGGCGGGCCTGATAGAGCCCCCCAGTGGCCGGATGATTACTTATCTTCTGGGATTGACCGCCTCCGCCTGA
- a CDS encoding tetratricopeptide repeat protein, whose product MTRTNKKSLLWKGFLLGAVFSVAGAVALSSETTPAKLKSERIDPTIEEMIKQARGLQKVGRWEAAADILTQLASDGHPVALFHLGRAYKNGWGVDADLEKSRLIFMEAARYSFAFRGETAYELGRLFQRSSGDKCAEIALQWFMKALAWDYPKAHVQLAKHYERGIGTERDLDAAFHHYEQAAIAGYPSSTINYARILLTGRYGVTPDPERARFWAQRAIAGLEQKARDGSASSAKTLGRIYRDGEFVATDQGLARDWFLRSANLGDAGAMHDLAQMLIAASSNNANAEEALKWLRIAATAEHGGALTALARLHLKEKYGLEPESAVELLERGVTVGHPGAMEELGRLFANGTYVPQDRSKAVELARKGADRGHQGSTSLLQELLQEDEANLTVIEKSTSHVSSKKEG is encoded by the coding sequence ATGACCCGGACAAACAAGAAATCGCTGCTTTGGAAAGGCTTTCTTCTCGGTGCCGTATTCAGTGTGGCCGGAGCTGTTGCCCTGTCCTCTGAAACGACACCGGCAAAGCTCAAGTCTGAGCGGATCGATCCGACGATCGAGGAAATGATCAAGCAGGCCAGGGGCCTCCAGAAAGTCGGACGCTGGGAAGCTGCCGCCGACATCCTGACGCAACTCGCCAGCGACGGACATCCGGTTGCCCTTTTCCACCTGGGAAGAGCTTACAAGAACGGTTGGGGCGTCGACGCGGACCTCGAAAAGTCCCGCCTGATCTTCATGGAGGCCGCACGTTACTCGTTCGCTTTTCGCGGTGAAACAGCCTACGAACTTGGCCGTCTTTTCCAAAGGTCGTCCGGCGACAAGTGCGCCGAAATCGCGCTTCAGTGGTTCATGAAGGCGCTCGCCTGGGACTATCCGAAAGCTCATGTACAACTTGCCAAGCACTACGAGCGGGGCATCGGCACGGAACGTGATCTCGATGCCGCCTTTCACCATTATGAGCAGGCCGCCATCGCGGGTTACCCGTCGTCGACCATCAACTATGCCCGGATCTTGCTGACGGGGCGCTACGGCGTCACGCCAGATCCGGAGCGCGCCAGGTTCTGGGCGCAGCGCGCGATAGCCGGTCTTGAACAAAAAGCCCGGGACGGATCGGCGAGTTCAGCGAAAACCCTCGGACGGATCTACCGTGACGGCGAGTTCGTGGCCACGGATCAAGGGCTTGCACGGGACTGGTTCCTGCGCTCGGCAAACCTTGGCGACGCCGGAGCGATGCACGATCTGGCGCAAATGCTGATTGCCGCTTCCTCCAACAACGCAAATGCGGAAGAAGCCTTGAAATGGCTGCGGATCGCAGCGACCGCCGAACATGGCGGAGCGCTGACGGCCCTCGCGCGCCTGCACCTCAAGGAAAAATACGGCCTCGAACCTGAAAGCGCCGTTGAACTGCTCGAGCGCGGCGTGACCGTCGGCCATCCCGGCGCGATGGAGGAGCTCGGACGCCTGTTCGCGAATGGCACCTACGTGCCGCAAGACCGCTCAAAAGCCGTTGAGCTTGCCCGCAAGGGCGCTGACCGCGGTCACCAGGGCAGCACAAGCCTGTTGCAGGAGCTGCTGCAGGAAGATGAGGCAAACCTCACCGTAATCGAAAAATCCACGTCGCACGTTTCGTCCAAGAAGGAGGGCTGA
- a CDS encoding MBOAT family O-acyltransferase: protein MVFSSLEFIYLFMPPVLLGYLILRHYGWENGIIWWLIIASLAFYGWWTPIYLPLLLGSVVINYGFHRVLRAVRDRFILICGIVFNLGLIAVFKYADFFIGNANLIAGADIPLLHLVLPLAISFFTFQQISFLVDTYKGDVTECDFPRYMLFVVFFPQLIAGPIVMQKETIPQFKLPVFKNKLVLNLAVGSTLFAIGLFKKIVLADGIAPYANSVFNLAETTSGVPFEAAWIGALAYTFQLYFDFSGYCDMALGLARMFGIRLPVNFNSPYKATSISDFWRRWHITLSHFLRDYLYIPLGGNRSGPVRRYGNLMITMLLGGLWHGASWTFVFWGGLHGAYLAINHGWSALVSAGYIPSLLPKSVGKVLSRGITLVAVVVAWVYFRAESFDGANNILAGMTGLSTVYEPKLWDTMVTSTAPVWAAMICLAAIVFLLPNSIEFTENYNPILGLRKFVAQRKSEGFLPVRWKPSAGWAAAVSVLFAVALIQTYRLAEMTEFIYFNF, encoded by the coding sequence ATGGTCTTCAGTTCACTGGAATTCATCTACCTGTTCATGCCCCCGGTTTTGCTGGGTTACCTGATCCTGCGCCACTACGGCTGGGAAAACGGCATCATCTGGTGGCTCATCATTGCCTCGCTCGCCTTCTACGGCTGGTGGACCCCGATCTATCTGCCTTTGCTGCTCGGATCGGTCGTCATCAACTACGGCTTCCACCGTGTCCTGCGGGCCGTCAGGGACAGGTTCATCCTGATCTGCGGCATCGTCTTCAATCTCGGACTGATCGCGGTTTTCAAATATGCCGACTTCTTTATCGGCAACGCGAACCTGATCGCCGGTGCGGATATCCCGCTGCTGCATCTTGTTCTGCCGCTGGCGATCTCCTTCTTCACGTTCCAGCAGATCTCGTTTCTCGTCGACACCTATAAAGGTGATGTCACCGAATGCGATTTCCCGCGCTACATGCTGTTCGTTGTCTTCTTTCCGCAGCTGATCGCAGGACCGATCGTGATGCAGAAGGAAACCATTCCGCAGTTCAAGCTGCCGGTCTTCAAGAACAAGCTCGTCCTCAACCTGGCCGTCGGCAGCACCCTGTTTGCCATTGGCCTTTTCAAGAAGATCGTGCTGGCGGACGGCATTGCGCCTTACGCGAACTCCGTTTTCAACCTTGCGGAAACCACATCCGGCGTGCCGTTCGAAGCGGCCTGGATCGGTGCACTTGCCTATACGTTCCAGCTCTATTTCGACTTTTCCGGTTACTGCGACATGGCCCTCGGCCTTGCGCGCATGTTCGGAATTCGCCTGCCCGTGAATTTCAATTCACCTTACAAAGCAACCAGCATCTCCGACTTCTGGCGCCGCTGGCACATCACGCTGTCGCATTTCCTGCGGGACTACCTCTACATTCCGCTTGGCGGCAATCGGAGTGGCCCTGTGCGGCGCTACGGCAACCTGATGATCACGATGCTGCTCGGCGGTTTGTGGCACGGTGCCAGCTGGACCTTTGTATTTTGGGGCGGCCTTCACGGCGCTTACCTTGCGATCAACCATGGCTGGTCCGCCCTGGTGAGTGCCGGTTACATCCCGTCACTTCTGCCGAAGTCCGTTGGCAAAGTTCTGAGCCGTGGCATAACGCTGGTGGCGGTCGTGGTGGCCTGGGTCTATTTCCGTGCGGAGAGCTTCGACGGCGCCAACAACATCCTGGCCGGAATGACGGGTCTTTCGACGGTCTATGAGCCAAAGCTGTGGGACACCATGGTCACCAGCACTGCGCCGGTCTGGGCAGCGATGATCTGCCTTGCGGCCATTGTCTTCCTGCTGCCGAACTCGATCGAATTCACGGAAAACTACAATCCGATCCTCGGTCTCAGGAAGTTCGTGGCTCAAAGAAAATCGGAAGGGTTCCTGCCCGTGCGCTGGAAGCCGAGTGCCGGTTGGGCCGCAGCTGTTTCGGTGCTCTTTGCGGTTGCTCTCATCCAGACCTACCGCCTGGCCGAGATGACCGAGTTCATCTACTTCAACTTTTAG